The Pongo abelii isolate AG06213 chromosome 3, NHGRI_mPonAbe1-v2.0_pri, whole genome shotgun sequence DNA window CCTCCGTTCTCTGCCTTTGTCCCACAACCTTTGTCTTCTTCCATTACCCAGCACAACTCCTCCAACCTTCCCACCAAGACACTCCTAAAAGCAGAGTAAAGATCTCGGAGCCTGAGACCGTGGCCTGGAGAAGACCCTGCACCCCTGACATATGTTTGaaatctcatgttttattttatgaatgatgCAAATGTCATGTTTTAATCTCAAGTATAACCACATTTGTTTGAACATGAATATGAATAAAAGTGAAGCTTCAAGAAGAAGTGTCATGTGGAGCCTTGGGCCTTTCTATGCCTGACTCCACTGGAAACCTTGCCTGCTGGGGGGTCGCAGCCTCCAGCCCAAGCAGTTTACAGAGTAACTTCCTCATTACATTGCCCACATTCCTCTCCTTCTGGCCCCAGCCTGTCTTCCCCATTCGTTCTACTACCCAAACCCTAGTGAttcccaaaggaaaaagaaacatgtatgtatgcatgtgcatgcatgtatgtatttatgtgcgtgcgtgtgcgtgtgtgtgtgtgtgtatgtattctgGGAAGTTTATCTTTGTACAGTTAAGAAATCTATTTCACCTTATTTCATCTAATAAAGTGAAATAGGTTTCTTAACTTACAAAGAATTCAGTAGGcaagtataaattataaattttcaaaattgggAAAGTAGTATATTGTATATCTGAAACTTATCTCCCAATAGACCAAGACACTTTGAGTCCTCCTCCACCCCATTAGGTACggtctacttttatatttcagtGCCTTGCCTTCTGACACTTCCTCAAATTGGACTGTTCCACACGACAGTTCTCTGCATCTTTCAAGGCACAGTTCAAATATCTCCTTTGTGAAACTTTTCCTCATACTTCTTGGTAGGCAAGTATCTTAGTCTATTccggctgctataacaaaacatcctagactgaataatttataaacaacagaaatgtattgcctacattctggaggttgggaagtccaagatgaaggtacCAACAGATTAAGTGTCTGGTGAGGGAGGGATGATCTGTGCCTCAATAATGGTGtgttcttgctgtgtcttcacatgatgGAAGGGGTGAACAAGCTCCCTCAGTCCCCTTTTAAAAGGCtagtaatcccattcatgagggctccaccatcATGACTTAAGCACCTGCTAAAAACCCCACCTCTTTAcactattgcattggggatttgatttcaacatgtgaattttgagggGGACACATTAAGACCATAGCAGCAAGTATAATTGCTTCCTTAGCTCTGgtattaattgattaattaattaattaattttgagacagagtctctctgttacccaggctggagtgcagtggtgcagccttggctcactgcaacctccacctcctgggttcaaaacgattctcctgcctcagcctcccaagtagcctggaattacaggcacgtgccactgcaccctgctaacTGGTGTTTTTAGTAgcgagacagggtttccccatgttggccaggctggtctcgaactcctgaccttaggtgatctacttgccttggcctcccaaagtgctgggattacaggcgtgagcacccgGCTTCTTTATTAATTTAGGTAGTTTGACATGTAAGGGTGTCTCTTCCCAGTTTTGAGTTCAGGGACACCAATTACAAGTCTGCATTATATTTGCATCTCCAACAACTAGAACAATGCCCAGCACACAGTGGGTCTACAGGAAATATCCAAATGCTCTTAGAGTTCAGGCAGGAATTTGAAACTATCAGTTTGCCATGTTCTGTATGTCTGGGCTAGGCTTCTTTGTTCTTCACCTCAACGTTTTTGAGTGTTAAAAACATTGGAGCAAAGGGGTACCTCCTCCACCCCCATAAAGAACCTGGAGCTCTGGCCAGAGAAACTTCTGCCAACACTGTTTTGGTCAATGCCATCATGTCATCCTCATCATCATTGTGGTAAACCCTCTGTGCATGTTGCCTGTGtacctgtgtgccaggcacctgcTTCACGCTTCCACATCAATGAGTTCATGTCAACCCCTCAGCAATCCTATGCTGgcctcattttgcaaatgaagaaactaatgCTCTGGGAGGACTTCCCCAAAGCCAGGAATTAGTGGATGACTGAACCCAGACAAGAATCTGACTCTAAAACCTGCACTTGCTTGCTTGCTGCTCCATGTGAAGCTCTTTCTCATGCTCTGGGCTGTTAGGTTAGCCAGTCACAGATGGGAAATTAGatggtggagggcagtggagggcAGTGATCTCGTCTCTTCTCATAGCAGATGTTCAAGTCATTATCACCAGGGAAAGAAACTTCGAGTGTTAATATTAGGGCAAGAAAGACCTAGGGCTTTGAAAAGTCTTGATTTGTGGGATTCCACTCTTTTTTCTAGCTAGAAGCAGTTTTTGGCAGACGTGAAATAAATACGGTGGTCACAGTGCTTTCTGTGTTCCCTGAATGGTGGCTGTTAAGAAGATACAAGCCCAGACAGGCCAGGGACTCACTCTCTAAAAAGATATAAGCCCTTGCGTGGTCAGGGGCTTGTATGATCAGGCAGGTCATCTTTATGCTGACACTTTTAAGTGCCTCACACTTAATGGTCTCTTCTTGAGGCACATTAGAGTCACTGCTGTTTACCCCCTGATCATAGCTGTTTGTACCAATCGATGCAGGGAAAATGCTCTCACTCACTCTGCGCTGTCTTTGGCCCTCTGCTTAGCTCCCAGGGCCCCCATCACTCTTCCACAGCAGCACACACATGTCTTTGCTGTTGCCCTTCCTGGAGCTGCAGAGGAGGACAACCTAGATCCTGTTCCTGCCAGTATTTGGGTGACAAAGTTTCCTGGGGATGCAGAGACTCTATCCCAACCATCTTCACACACAGCCACTGAAGGCAGCATCAACCAGCAACCCAGCGGGGACAGCAATCCGACCCTAGAGCCGTCCCTGGAGGTCCACAGGCTGGAGAGGCTCGTGGCTCTCAAGAGAGTCTCCTCAGAGAGTTTTGCTCCCAGCCTTAGCACCCATCACAGGTAAGGGTGATGGGTGGGCCATTCAGGACAGGTGATGGGACTAGGCTGAACACTGGAGTGCATCATTTTGAGTCTGACAAAAAAGATCTCAGCCATATTTTTTCTTAAGTGTGTGAAAAACCCAGGATGTAGAAGGGCTACTCGTCAGAAGGACTGGGTATGATAATCACCCAGGGAAATTATTCTCTTGGATGGGGTGAGATCTCTGAGATGctgttataaataaaacaaaactttaaaagtggctttttatattttaaatatacttataaTAACAATatagaaatgtatattttatataaaataataagcgACAGCATTTGGTGAGTTCTTTGCCACCATTCTCACTCatctctccccttcctcttctctaTGGTTCCTGACTCCAAACTCAGAAGTTTTTCAAGTGAATCTGATGCCGTCTGCATACACAACAGTGGTAGGAAACATTGCTTTTTGGTCCAAAACTTAATGACCTGTTTTCAGCCCTTCCATTCTTCCCTTTAGAACTCAGGAGGATCCCAGCTTTGATTCACTGGAAACTTGCCTGTCCTCAGATGGTGGTGAACAGGTAAGAACCTGAACTGTGAAGTGGGCTTGCGACTGGTATTTTGATCCTAGAATGGTCAGTTTCAGGCTGGGAAATCAGAGCTATTAGACTAGTGGCCAAAGTTAGAGAGAAGAAGGCAAAGTACAATATACACACAGTGTCTTTCTACTAATCAATACGTTTCCATTATATGCAGTGTCTCTGAAGTGATCGGCAATTGTAGAAATTGATGTTTTAGTGACTTGTCTTCTCACTTAGCCATAGTTAATAAttactctcttctctcctcctccatccctccttcATAACATTGACCTCAAAACGCCATGTATGGTCCCAGAAGTTAGATCAATGggcaatataaaatataaatgcccACTGATTTACTATTCCTTTGAAGTCTTAGAaggaacacaaaataaaacatggtGTAATGTTCTTACTTACATTTATCAGAACCTACAGTGAGGTTAAATGGTCCCTCTTGCATGGGTCCTATCATAAAAAGACACACTCAAAGCTTTCATCCATAGAAGATGATGCAATCACCCATTGATATTTTGGTTTGGAAGCCTCTTAAAGGACCCTAAGCTTATTCTTGTAGCTGGTTTCCTTGTTCTCTGTGGGGTTTCCATTAGCCACCCCATCCCCATCAATAACAAGTGCATTTGTATCTAGTTGGGCATTTTACTTTGAGCTCCTTTAGTAGCAAGAAAGAGATTGGGTTTTCAGCTGCTGCCTGGGAGTCTTTAAGGAACCCCAGTTAGTTACAAAATTCAGTGGCAGCTTAGGAGGAAGACCAGTACCTTTGactcttttttccctttgtttttctaGGACAAGACGAAGGCCTCTAACAGGACCATGACACAGCCTCCTCTGTCCACTGTCCAGCTTACCTATCCCCAGTGCCTCTGGTCCTCTGGAACTTTCACAGGGAAGGGGGCCGGGGCAAGCAACCCAACCCCTGTCCTCCAGACCTCTGGCATTTCTGGGCTACCTGCTGCTGGTGACCAGTCAGAGGCATCCAGGGCCTCTGCCGGCTTCTTACCTCAGTCAAAGTACAAGGAGCTGAGAGCAGGGAAGGGAGATAGAGAGGGTGGAGTGGGATACCCTCGGCAGACCAACCCACCGCCTGACACTGGGCTAGAGGGAGCCCAGGCCCCTCTGGGGATCCAGCTCAGAACTCCCCAGCTGGGAATTCTGCTTTGCTTGTCAGCCACCCTGGGCATGGCCCTGGCCACTGGCCTTCGCTACCTGCACACCCAGTATTGCCACCAGCAGACAGAAGTGTCCTTCAGTGAGCCCGCTTCAGATGCTGTTGCCAGGAGCGACAGTGGTGAGACTGTGCACGTCAGGAAGATTGCGGAGAACAGTTTTGTTTTGGTTCAAGCAGAGTACAACTGGATCACTCCTTCTGTGGGCAGCAAGAAAACAGTCCTCTGAGAAGACTGTCACCCCAGACCTCTCAGTGGCCCTCCTTGGGCCCTGGAGAGTGTCCCAGACAGAGCACAGCTAATGAGAATACCTGATGAAGACAGGGACTCATTGTGCCTCTGTTAACATGCAGTTAGTGGAGGAAGCCGGGAGAGGACAGTTTCATCAACAGAGGGAGTTATTCCTGAGCTTTGTTGTCTTAACATCTGTAATTGagcttcctttattctttttgcaaTTAGACGTTCTGTTTGAAGACTTAAACTCAACACAATGAATATTGTATAACCCGCTCATTATCTAGACCCCCGTGGCCGCTAAGCTTCCTCTGTTGCCTTAAGGAAGCCGTAGAAATAGAAATACTGTCCCaccttagtgtctcatctcttctaactctttgggaaaaaaaagtaatgttgGGTTGTGTCTCCTGCAAGAAAAAGAACTGCAGCTCTCACTTTGCCTTCCTAAACCACCCCCAAAGAAGTTTTCTTTtcaaaactgaattcaacaacttGCTAGAGTTCTGATTTGGATGACTAGGTGAACGCAAGGGTATTTGGTGTTCTGGGCAACTCAGCAGTCTGGCAAATCCACCATGGAAATTGATCCAAAGTCAGGAAAGTTTTTGAGAGCTTGATTGAACACATCTTTAGGAAAACAAATACATGCAACACAAGGCCATAAACACCAGAGTGGGGTAAGCAAGCCTTTTCATCAGGTGTAAATGGATCTGAGACCTCCCATCCATTTACACTTGATGGAAAGATTCGTGTATCCCAACAGCTAGCAGACATACTACCTTTTGCCAAAGGTCAGGCTGAAAAACATTATTATACCAGCATAGTTTGAAGAACAGTCTTTACTTGTCTTTTCAGGGAATATCAGGAAGAAAGCTTCATGGATGAAGGCCATCTATCTGATCTCATAACCTTATGAAGATTGCTTTGATTTAACAGTGGCTCCACAGATACTATCTGAGGTCAAAACAACAGATCTGAATACAACTCTTAAATATGCTCACCTAATATAGCACATTGGAATTAGCTGCCTTTTCAGAGTGAAACCTATTATAGAGTCATCATTCATTTTAATGCAGAAACAAAAATCACTACAAATTCGGAAAGGATAtttgtttattgaacacctaatTCATACAGGAACTGTGCTAAGAAATTTGCATATATCTCcacatttaaccctcacaaaaaTTTAATGAGGAATAAGTTCAGTAGCTTTCCAAGGAGAATGAGGCTTTCCTTATACCTCaatttaacagtttttaaaaactgagtgtTCAGGAAAGAGACAGCTCCTGCCTTTTCCACACCTCCCTTTAGCTCATTGGTCATCAATTCCAAGACTCTCTCCTCCTGGATTCTGGGCTAGATAGCTCTGTTCCCTGGCTTCAGTCATTAGATGCATGGAGACCTAGGTAATTTGTGCATTCACAAATGAAAGTGTTCTAGGAATGCTGTGGAAAGAAACAAATGTACTGTAGTCTAATAAGGCCACAGATATCCCTTCTGCATGCCTAACCCTCTAAAAGACATCCTCCCCAAGAAGCAAACAAGAGACCCCATTAGTGGAGAGCTTTCATCTGGCCACATCACATCAGAGTCAGATGCACCATGTATGCAACtttttttagatcttttctgtCTAAGAGAGAATTTTCCTATGTAAACAGACTGTTTTGCTTATCTATTGATGTGAACAAATTACCTTCAGGCTTAGTAGTTGAAAAtaaaatcaccaccaccaccaccatttatCATCTTTCATGATTCTGGGGTtgcctgggctcagctgggcagttcttcTGCTCTCAGTGTTATTGAATGGGATGGGGCAACCTAGTTGACTCCTTCACATGGCTTGCAGTTGGTGTTGGCTGCCAGCTAAGGGCCCAAATGGGGCTGCTGAAGAATGTGGGAAGCAATATGTTTCTGTTCTTTGTGTCTTCTTATGCCATATGGTGGCTGAGTTCCAAGAGGATGTGTGCCAAGCACACAAAACCAAAGGCTGCATATCTCTTAAGACCTAGCCCTTGGAAGTTGTCATAGTGAGTCACAGGACCAACCCTCATTATTCAAAAGGAAGGGCAACAGatttcactttttgatgggagaAGTGACAGAGGATTTGCAGCCATCTTTAATTAACTTTCCCTTCTGCTTAGACTGCTGATCTGCCATGGGGGGATTGTGTGAGACTTGAAGAGATGCCATTCATCCCTGGGTGATGAGGGAGGTGAGAGGAGTCTCCAGATTTCAGGGTCAGGTATTTTCTCTTCTCCAGTTGGACTTCCAGCTTATACAAAACAGTAAAGTGATGCAGAAGGGTTAGCCAGATCTCTGAGCCTCATCTTCCTCATCAGAGAAAAGGACGTCACAAAATCATTCAGCTCTTTTGGTTGATGTAAAGATTGAATGCATACACAATATTTACCTATCCATAACCAAACTGACATACCATTGTCGTTAATGTTATCCTGAAGCTGCAACACTGTCTTTACATGTAGCCCATTTAGAGAAATTCTGTGATCATgaaaaaaagtcactttctttCTATGACaaattctcctcttcttcctttttttttttttctgagatggagtcttgctctgtcaccaggctggagtgcagtggtgcgatctcagctcactgcaacctctgcctcctgtgttc harbors:
- the REELD1 gene encoding reelin domain-containing protein 1 — its product is MRAALVGWACTTLCLASCSSAFSHGASTVACEDMQPKHIQAQPQHQDTQHVTIHTHRSSYAPGDMIPVTVRSSRDFMGFLLQARRVSDHQIAGTFVLIPPHSKLMSCFQEADAVTHSDKSRKRNLSFVWKAPAQPVGDIKFLLSVVQSYFVYWARIESSVVSQQTHSSAHSDDRTEPRLLMPTLQQRLGDVEGAAPAPRAPITLPQQHTHVFAVALPGAAEEDNLDPVPASIWVTKFPGDAETLSQPSSHTATEGSINQQPSGDSNPTLEPSLEVHRLERLVALKRVSSESFAPSLSTHHRTQEDPSFDSLETCLSSDGGEQDKTKASNRTMTQPPLSTVQLTYPQCLWSSGTFTGKGAGASNPTPVLQTSGISGLPAAGDQSEASRASAGFLPQSKYKELRAGKGDREGGVGYPRQTNPPPDTGLEGAQAPLGIQLRTPQLGILLCLSATLGMALATGLRYLHTQYCHQQTEVSFSEPASDAVARSDSGETVHVRKIAENSFVLVQAEYNWITPSVGSKKTVL